A window of the Desulforapulum autotrophicum HRM2 genome harbors these coding sequences:
- a CDS encoding lactate utilization protein, with product MDNSKNICSIFSEKAKAVSAVVTKVPTIQAAFEYAADLCRQNDPVSGQAVKNGTPPPQNQGPRSVETQKIVAAPGLDSGLYAEFEKICGANDLTLTNKGLRDHLTGVAMGFTIADYGIAETGTLVINCPSEELRLSTMICDIHVAVLPMSRIRKSAYDLEPELTKMFKNSPDYTSFITGASRTADIERVLALGVHGPLELHILLMEEK from the coding sequence ATGGATAATTCAAAAAATATTTGTTCAATTTTCAGCGAAAAGGCAAAGGCGGTCTCAGCCGTTGTGACAAAAGTTCCAACAATACAGGCGGCCTTTGAGTATGCGGCCGATCTCTGCCGGCAAAACGACCCGGTTTCAGGCCAGGCTGTCAAAAATGGAACGCCACCGCCGCAGAATCAAGGCCCGCGGAGTGTTGAGACTCAAAAAATCGTGGCGGCACCAGGACTTGATTCCGGGCTCTACGCCGAGTTTGAAAAAATATGCGGCGCAAACGATCTGACGCTTACGAACAAAGGGTTAAGAGATCATCTAACCGGTGTCGCCATGGGATTTACCATTGCGGACTACGGGATTGCCGAAACCGGCACCCTGGTGATCAACTGCCCCTCAGAGGAGCTGCGTCTTTCCACCATGATCTGTGATATTCATGTGGCGGTTCTGCCCATGTCCAGGATTCGGAAAAGCGCCTACGACCTTGAGCCCGAATTGACCAAAATGTTCAAAAATTCACCTGACTATACCTCGTTTATCACAGGTGCCAGCCGAACGGCGGATATCGAACGAGTCCTGGCCCTCGGGGTTCATGGTCCCCTGGAACTTCATATTTTGCTCATGGAGGAAAAATAA
- a CDS encoding NUDIX hydrolase, whose product MDIEYCTGCGAPTELKIPADDDHARSICTRCGRVHYDNPKMVVGCIPELNGQVLLCKRNIEPRKGKWTLPAGYLENGESVQDGAVRETREETLADVENVEPYRVFNIVSVHQVYFMFRADLVSDNFGPTSESSEVRLFQERDIPWDEIAFSSIQKTLEHYFKDRKTNNFLFKIFDII is encoded by the coding sequence ATGGATATTGAATATTGCACTGGCTGTGGGGCTCCCACAGAATTGAAAATTCCGGCGGATGATGATCATGCCCGGTCCATATGTACCCGCTGCGGACGGGTTCATTATGACAATCCCAAAATGGTGGTGGGATGTATCCCTGAATTAAACGGGCAGGTGCTGCTGTGTAAAAGAAATATTGAACCCCGCAAGGGTAAATGGACGCTTCCGGCAGGGTATCTTGAAAACGGGGAATCGGTTCAGGACGGTGCTGTGCGTGAAACCCGGGAAGAAACATTGGCAGATGTTGAAAATGTTGAACCCTACCGTGTTTTTAATATTGTTTCTGTCCATCAGGTTTATTTTATGTTCAGGGCTGATCTGGTATCTGACAATTTTGGCCCCACAAGTGAAAGCAGTGAGGTTCGTCTGTTCCAGGAAAGAGATATCCCCTGGGATGAGATTGCATTCAGCTCCATTCAGAAAACCCTTGAGCATTATTTCAAGGATAGAAAAACAAATAATTTTTTGTTTAAGATTTTTGATATTATCTGA
- a CDS encoding (Fe-S)-binding protein, with amino-acid sequence MAGMNELANRLKELEDQLVICNRCGMCQSVCPLYEQTRKESDVARGKLALLDGLSKNLFTDPDGVDKRLNNCLLCGSCAANCPSGVSVLEIFIKARAIIAEFKGLSPAKRLIFKKMLANPATFDRLTEWAGKFQGLFTKSEKNAQGTSCARLVSPLLHDRHLLPMANKPFHKTRASVDTRTGRSGLRVAFFTGCIIDKMFPRIANDLLDVLEYHGVGTWIPGGQGCCGIPALASGDRATFEKLVEYHVDLFDSQKYDYLVTACATCTSTIKKLWPSIYGGKASGTREKIRQLSERTLDINQFLVNKVGLHDMGTGVDADGEAVTYHDPCHLKKSLGVFKEPRQLIQASGKNLVEMEGSDKCCGMGGSFNLYHYDVSSKIGTIKQKNIADTGCKTVSTGCPACMVQISDMLAKGGLNIRVRHPLELYAEFLRNQKLIT; translated from the coding sequence ATGGCTGGCATGAATGAACTTGCAAATCGACTCAAGGAACTTGAAGATCAGCTGGTGATCTGCAACCGTTGCGGCATGTGTCAGTCTGTGTGCCCTCTTTATGAGCAGACCCGAAAGGAGTCCGACGTGGCAAGGGGAAAGCTTGCCTTGCTCGACGGGCTAAGCAAAAACCTTTTTACCGATCCCGATGGGGTCGATAAACGGCTTAACAATTGCCTGCTCTGCGGATCCTGTGCCGCCAATTGCCCAAGCGGCGTGAGTGTGCTTGAAATATTTATCAAGGCACGGGCTATCATTGCCGAGTTCAAGGGGCTTTCACCTGCAAAACGCCTGATCTTTAAAAAGATGCTGGCAAACCCCGCCACCTTTGATCGCCTCACCGAGTGGGCAGGAAAATTTCAGGGCCTGTTTACAAAATCTGAAAAAAATGCCCAGGGTACCTCCTGCGCCCGTCTGGTTTCACCATTGCTCCATGACCGCCATCTGCTGCCCATGGCAAACAAACCCTTCCACAAAACCAGGGCATCGGTCGATACACGTACCGGCCGCTCGGGTCTCAGGGTGGCCTTTTTCACCGGGTGTATCATAGACAAGATGTTTCCCCGCATAGCAAACGATCTCTTGGATGTACTTGAATATCACGGGGTCGGCACCTGGATTCCCGGCGGCCAGGGGTGCTGCGGTATTCCGGCCCTGGCCTCCGGGGATCGGGCCACATTTGAAAAGCTTGTGGAGTACCATGTGGATTTGTTTGACAGCCAGAAGTATGATTATCTTGTGACGGCCTGTGCCACATGTACCTCCACCATCAAGAAACTTTGGCCTTCAATTTATGGTGGCAAGGCAAGTGGTACCCGGGAAAAGATCAGGCAATTATCCGAACGAACCCTTGATATAAACCAATTTCTCGTGAATAAAGTTGGACTTCATGATATGGGTACCGGGGTGGACGCAGATGGAGAGGCCGTGACCTACCACGATCCCTGCCATCTCAAGAAATCCCTTGGCGTGTTTAAAGAACCAAGGCAGTTGATACAGGCATCTGGCAAGAATCTTGTGGAGATGGAAGGTTCGGACAAATGTTGCGGCATGGGGGGCAGTTTTAACCTTTATCATTACGATGTCTCTTCCAAGATCGGCACCATTAAACAGAAGAATATTGCCGATACCGGCTGTAAAACCGTTTCTACCGGTTGTCCCGCATGCATGGTTCAGATATCGGACATGCTTGCCAAGGGCGGTTTGAACATCCGGGTGAGGCATCCCCTGGAGCTCTATGCTGAGTTTTTACGCAATCAGAAACTTATAACTTAA
- a CDS encoding FAD-linked oxidase C-terminal domain-containing protein, producing the protein MKKVIDQLVKAVGRENVFTEKEDMLTYSYDAAVLDSVVPGVAVMPENSEQLGQIVKVCAENKTPMTVRGSGTNLSGGTIPSGASGVVVLTGKLNKILEINEADMYAVVQSGVVTATLAAAVEKKGLFYPPDPGSQAVSTLGGNVAENAGGLRGLKYGVTKDYVMGVSFFDAMGEYVKSGSRTVKCATGYNLTGLMVGSEGTLGVIDEIILKLIPLPKARKSMVTVFKTIEQASEAVAAIIAARIVPATLEILDNFTIRAVEAYSHAGLPIDAGALLLIEVDGHPGQVEDEGAAVEELCKKLGAESIKVAADDAERDKIWAARRSALSALARLKPTLVLEDATVPRSKIPAMVSAIQEIAAKYKIEIGTFGHAGDGNLHPTILTDKRNKEEWHRVESAIEELFDRALSMGGTLSGEHGTGLAKAPFLEKEIGHSSILFSRRLRKAMDPDSILNPGKITGVI; encoded by the coding sequence ATGAAAAAAGTTATTGATCAACTGGTAAAGGCTGTAGGCAGGGAGAATGTCTTCACCGAAAAAGAAGATATGCTTACCTACTCCTACGATGCGGCTGTTCTTGATTCCGTGGTTCCTGGTGTGGCCGTGATGCCTGAAAACAGCGAACAGCTCGGACAGATTGTCAAGGTATGCGCTGAAAACAAGACACCCATGACGGTCCGGGGGTCTGGAACCAATCTCTCCGGCGGCACCATTCCGTCGGGTGCCTCGGGCGTGGTGGTTCTCACGGGCAAGCTTAATAAGATCCTGGAGATCAATGAGGCCGACATGTATGCCGTGGTTCAGTCCGGGGTAGTCACGGCAACCCTTGCTGCAGCCGTGGAAAAAAAGGGGCTGTTCTATCCGCCAGATCCGGGCAGTCAAGCCGTATCGACCCTTGGTGGGAATGTGGCGGAAAACGCCGGTGGTTTAAGGGGGCTCAAGTATGGGGTAACCAAGGACTATGTCATGGGGGTGAGTTTTTTTGACGCCATGGGTGAATATGTGAAGTCTGGTTCAAGAACCGTAAAGTGCGCCACCGGATACAACCTGACCGGGTTGATGGTCGGTTCCGAAGGCACCCTGGGAGTGATCGACGAGATTATTTTAAAGCTCATCCCACTTCCCAAGGCCAGAAAATCCATGGTTACCGTCTTCAAAACCATTGAACAGGCATCGGAAGCAGTTGCCGCCATTATTGCGGCCCGCATCGTTCCGGCCACCCTTGAGATTCTTGACAATTTCACCATAAGGGCTGTTGAAGCGTACAGCCATGCAGGGTTGCCCATTGATGCCGGTGCCTTGCTCCTCATTGAGGTGGACGGTCATCCGGGCCAGGTCGAAGATGAGGGTGCAGCCGTTGAAGAACTTTGCAAGAAGCTTGGTGCAGAGAGCATCAAGGTGGCGGCTGATGATGCCGAGCGAGATAAAATATGGGCGGCCCGCAGAAGCGCCCTTTCGGCACTTGCCAGACTTAAACCCACCCTGGTACTTGAAGACGCCACGGTTCCCAGGAGTAAAATACCCGCCATGGTCAGTGCTATCCAGGAGATTGCGGCAAAATACAAGATAGAAATCGGTACCTTTGGCCATGCAGGCGATGGCAACCTCCATCCGACCATTTTAACCGACAAGAGGAACAAGGAAGAGTGGCACCGGGTGGAGTCTGCCATTGAAGAGCTTTTTGACAGGGCACTTTCCATGGGGGGCACCCTTTCCGGTGAACACGGGACAGGCCTTGCTAAGGCCCCGTTCCTGGAAAAGGAGATTGGTCATTCTTCCATACTCTTTTCAAGACGGTTACGCAAAGCCATGGATCCGGACTCAATTCTCAATCCCGGTAAAATCACAGGAGTTATTTAA
- a CDS encoding FadR/GntR family transcriptional regulator — protein sequence MDLSIKPIKPKKISDQAFDQIRELIYRGKLKPGDKMLAERELALAMQVSRSTVRDAIQRLVTMGLVVQKQGHGTFVTAFDSKEGTTLFKMMQSQDATIDDLLEVRMGLECNAAALAARRADRDDIKAMDLAIEEMKKEIDSGRLGTAADTSFHMAIAYAAKNPLQIMIMRDFYDYLFHGIRTSLEDLYMDGENIDTIFKQHLNIIDAIKARDSDRAQGAMNTHIGFVVQFYRKRTL from the coding sequence ATGGATTTATCCATCAAACCCATCAAGCCCAAAAAAATATCTGATCAGGCCTTTGATCAGATAAGGGAGTTGATCTACAGGGGCAAGCTCAAGCCGGGCGACAAAATGCTGGCCGAGCGCGAGCTTGCCCTGGCCATGCAGGTGAGCCGAAGCACCGTAAGGGACGCCATCCAGCGCCTTGTCACCATGGGGCTTGTGGTTCAAAAGCAGGGTCATGGAACTTTTGTAACGGCTTTTGATTCCAAGGAAGGGACCACCCTCTTCAAGATGATGCAGAGCCAGGACGCCACCATTGACGATCTCCTTGAGGTGAGGATGGGACTTGAATGCAATGCAGCGGCCCTGGCTGCTAGACGGGCCGACAGGGATGATATCAAGGCCATGGACCTTGCCATAGAGGAGATGAAAAAAGAGATCGACTCGGGTCGCCTCGGCACTGCGGCCGACACTTCTTTTCACATGGCTATTGCCTATGCAGCAAAAAATCCCCTCCAGATTATGATAATGCGTGATTTCTATGATTATCTTTTCCACGGCATTCGAACTAGCCTCGAAGATCTGTATATGGACGGTGAAAATATAGACACCATTTTTAAGCAGCACCTTAACATCATTGACGCCATCAAGGCCAGGGATAGTGACAGGGCACAAGGGGCAATGAATACACATATTGGCTTTGTGGTTCAATTTTATAGAAAAAGGACTCTTTAG
- a CDS encoding DMT family transporter codes for MKYLGSSPVLPALMVICIWGINVCMIKVAVQDMTPALFTAMRFLLLTIFLFPFRKIPKESRKDVLKLSLTMGIGHFLILSIALSYVDSTTAAMIIILGAPISSLVAFFFLNERLTRLQMAALFVAAAGAISPILVQKVPQIRLGALFMLLSMTIWAFGNLQVRKINNIKPLTINFWIGAVTAPFCFLVYFVGGDLRPLHEVFTLKSTLATLYVVLFSSVLAYYLWYRLINTHGVSNITIYTLLQPFVTTLAGYLILNETFSRAQMIGALVTIMAVYVFFNAGTLCKTNPKAD; via the coding sequence TTGAAATATTTAGGATCATCTCCGGTATTGCCGGCGCTGATGGTAATCTGTATCTGGGGCATCAATGTGTGTATGATCAAAGTTGCCGTCCAGGATATGACCCCGGCCCTGTTTACGGCCATGCGCTTTCTTCTGTTAACCATCTTTCTGTTTCCCTTCAGGAAGATCCCAAAAGAGAGCCGGAAAGATGTGCTCAAGCTATCATTGACCATGGGAATCGGCCACTTCCTGATTCTGAGCATTGCCTTGAGTTATGTGGACAGTACCACGGCAGCAATGATCATCATTCTGGGTGCTCCGATTTCATCCCTGGTCGCGTTTTTCTTTCTCAATGAACGGCTGACCCGTCTTCAGATGGCGGCCCTGTTTGTGGCTGCTGCCGGGGCAATTTCACCAATCCTGGTCCAAAAGGTTCCCCAGATTCGACTCGGTGCACTGTTCATGCTCCTGAGCATGACCATATGGGCTTTTGGGAACCTCCAGGTGAGAAAAATAAACAATATAAAACCCCTTACCATCAACTTCTGGATCGGTGCGGTCACGGCCCCGTTTTGCTTTCTGGTCTATTTTGTCGGAGGGGACTTGAGGCCGCTGCACGAGGTGTTCACCTTGAAAAGCACACTGGCCACCCTGTATGTGGTTCTGTTTTCTTCTGTACTGGCTTACTACCTGTGGTATCGACTCATAAACACCCACGGGGTCAGTAATATCACTATTTATACACTGCTCCAGCCCTTTGTCACCACACTGGCCGGTTACCTCATCCTGAATGAAACATTCAGTCGGGCCCAGATGATTGGCGCCCTTGTGACCATAATGGCGGTCTATGTGTTTTTCAATGCCGGGACCCTTTGTAAAACCAATCCAAAAGCCGATTAA
- a CDS encoding L-lactate permease translates to MNLGLQSFLAVMPILTAAILLVGFRWPAKRAMPIVYVVAAVIAVAFWKVPAVRVAASTIQGLFITANILFIIFGAILLLNTLKHSGAITAIRTGFSDISPDRRIQVVLIAWLFGAFIEGASGFGTPAAIAAPLMVAIGFPALCAVMIGMMIQSTPVTFGAVGTPILIGVKGGLENVHLTSQLADAGMNFDQYIQLITSQSAMMHACAGTFIPLFMVIMMTRFFGKNKSWTEGLSILPFAVLGGLAFTVPYTLTAITLGPEFPSLIGALIGMAIMTTAAKKRFLVPKDSWDFAPRKEWDESWVSKMEISLDSLIDKHPMKIWLAWIPYILVAVILVLTRLPQLPLGSFLKSFAIKWTDIFSTGITGASQPLYLPGAILCFVVIITFFLHRMSTKELGSAIKESSQILLGAGFVLIFTIPMVRVYINSGINAGGYASMPLAMAQWVAASAGNVWPFFAPFIGGLGAFIAGSNTVSNLMFSLFQHGVAENLAISGSFVVALQAVGAAAGNMFCIHNVVAASATVGLLGQEGITLRRTIIPTLYYCTLVGIIGLIVIYGFGYHDQLNLHLLSAMK, encoded by the coding sequence ATGAATCTTGGATTACAGTCTTTTCTGGCAGTGATGCCGATTTTAACCGCCGCCATTTTACTGGTGGGATTTCGCTGGCCGGCAAAGCGGGCCATGCCCATCGTCTACGTGGTGGCCGCCGTCATTGCCGTGGCCTTCTGGAAAGTTCCGGCTGTTCGAGTGGCGGCTTCGACCATTCAGGGGCTGTTTATTACAGCGAACATCCTGTTTATCATCTTTGGTGCTATTCTGCTGCTCAATACCCTGAAACATTCGGGGGCAATTACGGCCATCCGTACGGGTTTTTCCGATATCAGCCCGGACCGCAGAATTCAGGTGGTGCTCATCGCATGGCTGTTCGGTGCCTTTATCGAAGGTGCATCAGGATTTGGAACGCCTGCTGCCATTGCTGCCCCGCTCATGGTGGCCATTGGCTTCCCAGCCCTCTGTGCCGTAATGATCGGCATGATGATCCAGAGCACGCCCGTGACCTTTGGCGCCGTAGGAACACCGATTTTAATCGGCGTAAAAGGCGGGTTAGAAAACGTCCACCTCACTTCCCAGCTGGCGGATGCCGGCATGAATTTTGACCAGTATATTCAATTGATCACCTCCCAGAGTGCCATGATGCACGCCTGTGCCGGTACTTTTATCCCTCTTTTTATGGTGATCATGATGACCCGATTCTTCGGAAAAAACAAATCCTGGACCGAAGGGCTTTCAATTTTACCCTTTGCAGTTCTTGGGGGTCTGGCATTTACAGTTCCCTACACCCTTACCGCCATTACTCTCGGGCCTGAATTTCCCTCTCTTATCGGGGCACTCATCGGCATGGCCATCATGACCACTGCGGCCAAAAAAAGATTTCTGGTTCCAAAAGACTCATGGGATTTTGCCCCCAGAAAAGAGTGGGATGAAAGCTGGGTCAGCAAGATGGAGATCAGCCTTGATTCCCTCATAGACAAACACCCGATGAAGATCTGGTTGGCCTGGATACCCTACATCCTGGTAGCTGTGATATTGGTGCTCACCCGTCTACCCCAGTTGCCCCTGGGAAGTTTTCTGAAAAGTTTTGCCATCAAATGGACCGATATTTTCAGTACCGGCATTACCGGTGCCAGTCAACCACTTTACCTGCCGGGTGCCATTTTATGTTTTGTGGTGATCATCACTTTTTTTCTGCACCGCATGTCAACAAAAGAGCTTGGATCTGCAATAAAGGAATCCAGCCAAATCCTTCTGGGTGCCGGATTCGTCCTGATATTCACCATTCCCATGGTTCGTGTTTACATCAATTCCGGCATCAATGCCGGCGGATATGCCAGTATGCCCCTGGCCATGGCCCAGTGGGTGGCGGCCAGTGCAGGAAATGTGTGGCCCTTTTTTGCGCCGTTCATCGGCGGTCTGGGTGCATTTATCGCCGGCAGTAATACCGTCAGCAACCTTATGTTTAGCCTCTTCCAGCACGGTGTGGCGGAAAATCTCGCCATCTCCGGTTCCTTTGTAGTGGCGCTCCAGGCCGTGGGTGCCGCCGCAGGCAACATGTTCTGCATTCACAATGTGGTTGCCGCTTCCGCTACCGTTGGTCTTTTGGGCCAGGAAGGAATCACCCTGCGCCGCACCATCATTCCGACCTTGTATTATTGCACCCTGGTGGGTATCATCGGTCTGATCGTAATTTATGGATTCGGATACCATGATCAGCTTAACCTGCACCTGCTATCTGCCATGAAATAA
- the ribB gene encoding 3,4-dihydroxy-2-butanone-4-phosphate synthase: MSQVSISKFGNPIERVDRAIDALVSGRGVLLVDDEDRENEGDLIFPAGNITAEQVALLIRECSGIICLCLPPERIEQLGLPQMVTCNTSAYQTAFTISIEAAEGVTTGVSAADRATTIRCAAALDARPEDIHSPGHVFPLRAVEQGVLGRRGHTEGTVDLMRLAGLAPAGVLCELTNVDGTMARLPQIITFADEHGFPVLSIEDIAAYRSQPIKKSA; this comes from the coding sequence ATGTCTCAAGTGTCAATTTCTAAATTTGGTAACCCCATCGAACGCGTGGATCGAGCCATTGATGCCCTTGTTTCGGGGCGGGGGGTGCTTCTTGTGGATGACGAAGACAGGGAAAATGAGGGGGACCTTATCTTTCCTGCCGGAAATATCACAGCCGAACAGGTGGCCCTTCTTATTCGGGAATGCAGCGGTATTATCTGTCTCTGTCTACCCCCTGAAAGGATAGAACAACTGGGCTTGCCCCAGATGGTGACCTGCAACACCTCTGCATATCAGACGGCTTTTACCATATCCATTGAAGCGGCAGAAGGGGTTACAACCGGTGTCTCTGCTGCAGACAGGGCAACCACCATACGGTGCGCTGCCGCCCTGGATGCAAGGCCTGAAGATATTCACAGCCCAGGCCATGTCTTTCCTTTACGGGCAGTTGAACAGGGGGTCCTGGGGCGTAGGGGACACACCGAAGGAACGGTGGATCTCATGCGGCTTGCAGGGCTCGCCCCGGCAGGGGTCCTCTGTGAATTAACCAATGTGGATGGTACCATGGCAAGGCTGCCACAGATCATCACCTTTGCTGATGAACATGGATTTCCAGTGCTGAGTATTGAAGACATAGCAGCCTATCGCTCACAGCCTATTAAAAAAAGCGCCTGA
- the ldhH gene encoding L-lactate dehydrogenase (quinone) large subunit LdhH → MQKAENIKKYKREVDGALANDFLRLAMDKFAVAYRGSRENVFSGMDVNGIIAEVAGAKDAAIARMDELYELFKQNAEKAGITVHLAETALEANEIICKIAKDNDVSKIIKSKSMTAEETLLNHHLEANDLEVTETDLGEWIIQLRHEGPSHMVMPAIHLSRNQVGELFTDVTGKQQPSEDIDHLVKVARQQLRQKFIEADMGISGANFALADTGTLGIITNEGNARLVTTLPRVHVALVGLEKLMPTLHDALTVNRVLPRNATGQAITSYVTWISGPNECKADATGRKQMHIVFLDNGRRKLAKDPVFSQVLRCVRCGACANVCPVYRMVGGHQMGHIYIGAIGLIMTYFFHGRDKAKNLVQNCINCGACKSVCAAGIDLPGLIKEVHARILDETGHPLTSVMLSKVMQSRELFHRFLRYASFAQKPVVGKTGYIRHLPMIFAREHDFKAIPAIAERPFREIWESVRPSVENPRYRVALFSGCVQDFVYPEQLVAGLQAMAGHGVAVDFPMDQNCCGLPLQMMGEKSAAREVAAQNVAAIDPDQYDYIVTLCASCASHLKNAYPKILDPDSIAGTKAKQFSDKIISFSSFMNDVIQVRQDEFTRSDETVTYHAPCHLCRGLGVKDAPHELIQKAGVFAPAQEEETCCGFGGTYSGKFPQISKEILNRKLDDVKQTGADILVTECPGCVMQLRGGAEKRCDSFRVLHMAEFLAKQRK, encoded by the coding sequence ATGCAAAAAGCGGAGAATATAAAAAAATACAAGCGAGAGGTGGATGGTGCCCTGGCCAATGACTTTTTGCGTCTGGCCATGGACAAGTTTGCCGTTGCCTACAGAGGTTCACGGGAAAATGTTTTTTCCGGGATGGATGTGAATGGAATAATTGCGGAAGTCGCCGGGGCCAAGGATGCGGCCATTGCCCGCATGGACGAACTCTATGAACTGTTTAAACAAAACGCTGAAAAGGCAGGAATTACCGTCCATCTGGCTGAGACGGCCCTGGAGGCCAATGAGATCATCTGCAAAATAGCCAAGGACAACGATGTTTCAAAAATCATTAAATCTAAATCCATGACCGCAGAAGAGACCCTGCTGAATCACCACCTGGAGGCGAATGATCTTGAAGTCACAGAGACCGATCTCGGGGAATGGATCATTCAGCTAAGGCACGAAGGACCAAGCCATATGGTGATGCCGGCCATCCACCTCTCCCGGAACCAGGTCGGTGAGCTCTTTACGGACGTAACCGGCAAACAACAGCCCTCCGAGGACATAGACCACCTGGTAAAGGTAGCCCGCCAACAGCTGCGACAGAAATTTATTGAGGCAGATATGGGTATTTCCGGGGCCAATTTTGCCCTTGCAGACACAGGCACACTTGGCATCATCACCAACGAAGGCAATGCAAGGCTTGTGACTACACTGCCACGAGTGCATGTGGCCCTGGTGGGCCTGGAAAAACTAATGCCAACCCTTCATGATGCCTTGACGGTGAATCGGGTCCTGCCCCGCAATGCAACCGGACAGGCCATTACCTCCTATGTCACCTGGATCAGCGGTCCCAATGAATGCAAGGCTGATGCAACGGGTCGCAAGCAGATGCACATCGTATTTTTGGACAATGGACGGCGCAAGCTTGCCAAAGACCCGGTATTCTCCCAAGTGCTGCGTTGTGTGCGCTGCGGGGCCTGCGCCAATGTCTGCCCGGTGTACAGGATGGTGGGCGGCCATCAGATGGGACACATCTATATCGGAGCCATCGGATTAATCATGACCTATTTTTTCCATGGTCGTGACAAGGCAAAAAATCTGGTGCAGAACTGTATCAACTGCGGGGCCTGCAAGAGCGTGTGCGCCGCAGGCATCGACCTGCCAGGGCTTATCAAGGAGGTTCACGCCCGAATACTCGATGAAACAGGCCATCCCCTGACCAGCGTGATGTTGTCCAAGGTGATGCAGAGCCGTGAGCTTTTTCACCGTTTTTTGCGATATGCAAGTTTTGCCCAGAAACCAGTCGTCGGCAAAACCGGGTATATCCGCCACCTGCCCATGATATTTGCCCGGGAACATGATTTCAAGGCGATCCCGGCCATTGCCGAACGCCCATTTCGGGAGATCTGGGAATCGGTAAGACCCAGTGTGGAAAACCCCAGATACCGAGTGGCCCTTTTTTCCGGCTGTGTCCAGGATTTCGTATATCCTGAACAACTGGTTGCCGGCCTCCAGGCCATGGCCGGGCATGGTGTTGCCGTTGATTTTCCCATGGACCAGAACTGTTGTGGACTGCCCCTGCAGATGATGGGGGAAAAATCAGCGGCCAGGGAGGTGGCGGCCCAGAATGTTGCAGCCATTGATCCGGACCAATATGATTATATCGTCACCCTGTGTGCGTCCTGTGCATCCCACTTGAAGAATGCCTACCCAAAAATTCTCGATCCAGACTCAATTGCAGGAACAAAAGCAAAACAGTTTTCCGATAAAATCATCTCTTTTTCTTCGTTCATGAATGATGTGATTCAAGTTAGGCAGGATGAATTTACCCGTTCGGATGAAACCGTGACCTATCATGCGCCGTGTCACCTTTGCCGGGGACTCGGAGTAAAAGATGCCCCCCATGAACTCATCCAGAAGGCAGGTGTCTTTGCCCCCGCCCAGGAAGAGGAAACCTGCTGCGGTTTCGGAGGAACCTATTCTGGAAAATTCCCGCAGATTTCAAAGGAAATTCTCAACCGGAAACTCGATGATGTCAAGCAAACCGGTGCTGATATTCTGGTAACCGAATGCCCAGGTTGCGTGATGCAGCTCAGGGGAGGTGCGGAAAAACGATGCGATTCTTTCCGGGTGCTGCATATGGCCGAATTTCTGGCGAAACAGCGGAAATAA